In one Achromobacter spanius genomic region, the following are encoded:
- a CDS encoding MMPL family transporter, producing MSVDQDWLGLTRRAEQALRPGGTVQYDMGSGTLQADHGGRRWVLVRAETRADAFDTDAPQDLAARIDDARQALRADGAELLVAGGPLYAAAGRTQAMAESAWIGSIALAGIVLVLLLALRRVRALLAFVPVAVGLLTGAVACVAVFGSIHVLTLVIGASLIGVAVDFPMHWLGKSYGMADWRAWPALRRVLPGLSISLAASLVGYIALAFTPFPALTQTAVFSAAGLLGAYACTVCQLPAWMNGWQPRPWPPLLQAADAALRLRERLAGRRVLLVVGALALSAATVGGISRLVIQDDLRQWLSLPAPLLQQARQIGEITGYTPTSQFFLVRGANADELLRRQAQVASKLDALVKRGDLAGYNALSQLVSPAEDQRTLGQRLAALAQQPQVWKPLTDLGIPLDAVQHELQALAALPALGIDAALQGPLAERWRAQWLGLHGGEAAGMVTLLGLRNTAALEGITQGLPGVELVDRSGDLNRMFASTRIEAAELKLLSYVVAAALLLLTLGRAATWRILSVPVAATACALAALGYLGQPLTLFSLFGLLLVSAIGVDYAIFMYERVAGAAASLVGILLGAVTTLLSFGLLAVSQTPAIANFGMAVALGVAFSLLWSPWVRPPPAA from the coding sequence GTGTCCGTGGACCAGGACTGGCTGGGCCTGACGCGGCGCGCCGAACAGGCGCTGCGCCCGGGCGGCACCGTGCAATACGACATGGGCAGCGGCACGCTGCAAGCCGATCACGGCGGTAGGCGCTGGGTGTTGGTGCGGGCCGAAACCCGCGCGGACGCTTTCGATACCGACGCGCCGCAAGACCTGGCGGCGCGCATCGATGACGCGCGCCAAGCGCTGCGCGCCGACGGCGCTGAATTGTTGGTGGCGGGCGGCCCGCTATACGCTGCGGCCGGGCGGACGCAGGCCATGGCGGAAAGTGCATGGATCGGGTCCATCGCCTTGGCGGGCATCGTCCTGGTGCTGCTGTTGGCCTTGCGCCGCGTGCGCGCCCTGCTGGCGTTCGTGCCCGTGGCGGTGGGCTTGCTGACCGGCGCGGTGGCCTGCGTTGCGGTGTTCGGTTCGATCCATGTGCTGACGCTGGTGATCGGCGCCAGCCTGATTGGCGTGGCGGTGGACTTTCCCATGCATTGGCTAGGCAAAAGCTACGGCATGGCCGACTGGCGAGCGTGGCCCGCGTTGCGCCGCGTGTTGCCGGGGCTGAGCATCAGCCTGGCGGCAAGTCTGGTCGGCTATATCGCGCTGGCCTTCACCCCGTTTCCCGCACTGACACAGACCGCCGTCTTTTCGGCGGCTGGCCTGTTGGGCGCTTACGCCTGCACGGTGTGCCAGTTGCCGGCCTGGATGAACGGCTGGCAACCCCGCCCCTGGCCGCCTTTGCTGCAAGCCGCAGACGCCGCGCTGCGCCTGCGCGAACGCCTGGCGGGCCGGCGCGTGCTGTTGGTGGTCGGCGCGCTGGCGCTCAGCGCCGCGACGGTCGGCGGCATCAGCCGCCTTGTCATCCAGGACGACCTGCGCCAATGGCTGAGCCTGCCCGCGCCGCTGTTGCAGCAGGCGCGCCAGATCGGCGAGATCACCGGCTACACGCCCACCAGCCAGTTCTTCCTGGTGCGCGGCGCCAACGCTGATGAACTGCTGCGCAGGCAGGCCCAAGTGGCCAGCAAGCTGGACGCGCTGGTCAAGCGCGGCGATCTTGCCGGCTACAACGCGCTGAGCCAACTGGTGTCGCCCGCTGAAGACCAGCGGACGCTGGGCCAACGCCTGGCAGCCCTGGCGCAACAGCCGCAGGTGTGGAAGCCATTGACCGACCTCGGCATTCCCTTGGACGCCGTGCAACACGAACTGCAAGCCCTGGCCGCGCTGCCCGCGCTCGGCATCGACGCCGCGCTGCAAGGACCGCTGGCCGAACGCTGGCGCGCGCAATGGCTGGGGCTGCACGGCGGCGAGGCGGCCGGCATGGTCACCTTGCTGGGCCTGCGCAACACCGCCGCGCTGGAGGGCATCACGCAAGGGCTGCCCGGAGTCGAACTGGTGGACCGCAGTGGTGACCTGAACCGGATGTTCGCGTCCACCCGCATCGAAGCCGCCGAACTCAAGCTGCTGTCCTACGTGGTGGCGGCGGCGTTGCTGTTGCTGACCCTGGGCCGCGCCGCCACCTGGCGCATCCTGTCGGTGCCCGTGGCCGCCACCGCCTGCGCCCTGGCGGCCCTGGGATACCTGGGCCAGCCGCTGACCTTGTTCAGCCTGTTCGGCCTGCTGCTGGTGTCCGCCATCGGCGTGGACTACGCCATCTTCATGTACGAGCGCGTGGCGGGCGCGGCAGCCAGCCTGGTCGGCATCTTGCTGGGCGCCGTCACCACGCTGCTGTCGTTCGGCTTGCTGGCCGTGAGCCAGACGCCCGCCATCGCCAACTTCGGCATGGCGGTGGCGCTGGGCGTCGCCTTTTCCTTGCTGTGGTCACCCTGGGTGCGTCCGCCCCCGGCGGCCTGA
- the dinB gene encoding DNA polymerase IV: MSELLRKIVHVDMDAFYASVEQRDNPELRGKPVVVAWTGPRSVVCAASYEARRFGIHSAMSAIRAERLCPHAIYVPPDFNRYRDVSRQIRQIFARHTDLIEPLSLDEAYLDVTQNKYGLPSATEVAQVIRQQIKEETGLTASAGIAPNKFLAKIASDWNKPDGQFVIRPTKVLEFLQPLPVRKVPGVGKVTQARLEQLGIQTVGDLATHSVEELSHYFGRYGRRLYELARGIDERQVQTDQPLQQVSAETTFSEDIRLNALGDAIDRMADKVWDQALKKGALGRTVVLKLKTDRFRILTRSQTSLNPPGSAAELASVAKLLCERVELPPETLYRLAGVGMSNFADPAEQARQPDLFGGAF; encoded by the coding sequence CGTCCGTCGAACAGCGCGACAACCCCGAGCTGCGTGGCAAGCCCGTCGTTGTGGCGTGGACCGGGCCGCGCTCGGTCGTGTGCGCCGCGTCTTACGAGGCGCGGCGCTTCGGCATCCATTCCGCCATGTCCGCCATCCGCGCCGAACGCCTTTGCCCGCACGCCATCTATGTGCCGCCGGACTTCAACCGATACCGCGACGTGTCGCGCCAGATCCGGCAGATCTTCGCCCGCCATACCGATTTGATCGAACCGCTGTCGCTGGACGAGGCCTATCTGGATGTGACCCAGAACAAATACGGGTTGCCCTCGGCAACCGAGGTGGCGCAAGTCATCCGCCAGCAGATCAAGGAAGAAACGGGCCTGACCGCGTCGGCCGGCATTGCGCCCAACAAGTTCCTGGCCAAGATCGCGTCAGACTGGAACAAGCCCGACGGCCAGTTCGTCATTCGGCCCACCAAGGTGCTGGAATTCTTGCAGCCCTTGCCGGTGCGCAAGGTGCCAGGGGTGGGCAAGGTGACGCAGGCGCGCCTGGAGCAATTGGGCATTCAGACGGTGGGCGACCTGGCCACGCACAGCGTGGAAGAGCTGTCGCATTATTTCGGCCGTTACGGCAGACGCCTGTACGAGCTGGCGCGTGGCATCGATGAACGCCAGGTTCAGACCGACCAGCCCTTGCAGCAGGTGTCGGCGGAGACCACGTTTTCGGAAGATATCCGCCTGAACGCCTTGGGCGACGCCATCGACCGCATGGCGGACAAGGTCTGGGATCAGGCTTTGAAGAAGGGCGCGCTGGGGCGCACGGTGGTGCTCAAGCTGAAGACCGACCGGTTTCGCATCCTGACGCGCAGCCAGACCAGCTTGAACCCGCCCGGTTCGGCGGCCGAACTGGCCTCGGTGGCCAAGCTGCTGTGCGAGCGTGTGGAACTGCCGCCGGAAACGCTGTACCGGCTGGCAGGAGTGGGGATGAGCAATTTTGCCGACCCCGCCGAACAGGCGCGCCAGCCAGATCTGTTTGGCGGCGCGTTCTGA
- the fabG gene encoding 3-oxoacyl-ACP reductase FabG produces the protein MSAAPILVTGSSRGIGRAIALALADAGHDLVLHCRQQREQAEAVLAEVTARGRQARILQFDVSDRAQCAAVLQADVDAHGAYYGVVLNAGLTRDGAFPALTGDDWDQVLRTNLDGFYNVLSPLAMPMIRRRAAGRVVCMASVSGLVGNRGQVNYSASKAGLIGAAKALAVELAKRQITVNCVAPGLIDTDMIDEHVPVEEILKAVPAQRMGKPEEVAATVAFLMSPGAAYITRQVIAVNGGLC, from the coding sequence ATGAGCGCTGCCCCCATACTCGTCACCGGCTCCAGCCGCGGCATCGGCCGCGCCATCGCGCTGGCCCTGGCCGACGCCGGCCATGACCTGGTCCTGCATTGCCGCCAACAACGCGAACAGGCCGAAGCCGTGCTGGCCGAGGTCACCGCGCGCGGCCGCCAGGCCCGCATCCTGCAATTCGACGTGTCCGACCGCGCGCAATGCGCGGCCGTGCTGCAAGCGGACGTGGACGCGCACGGCGCCTATTACGGCGTGGTGCTCAACGCCGGGCTGACGCGCGACGGCGCGTTCCCGGCGCTGACCGGCGACGACTGGGACCAGGTGCTGCGCACCAACCTGGACGGCTTCTACAACGTGCTCAGCCCGCTGGCCATGCCCATGATCCGGCGCCGCGCGGCGGGCCGCGTGGTCTGCATGGCGTCGGTGTCGGGCCTGGTGGGCAACCGTGGCCAGGTCAACTACAGCGCGTCCAAGGCCGGCCTGATCGGCGCCGCCAAGGCGCTGGCCGTTGAACTGGCCAAGCGCCAGATCACCGTGAACTGCGTGGCGCCCGGTTTGATCGATACCGACATGATCGACGAGCACGTACCCGTTGAAGAAATCCTGAAGGCGGTGCCGGCCCAACGCATGGGCAAGCCCGAAGAGGTCGCCGCCACGGTGGCCTTCCTGATGTCACCCGGCGCCGCTTACATCACGCGCCAGGTCATCGCCGTCAACGGAGGCTTGTGCTGA
- a CDS encoding NAD(P)/FAD-dependent oxidoreductase, with amino-acid sequence MEHREVVVIGAGPAGAVAAALLKRQGHDVLMLERQQFPRFSIGESLLAHCLEFVEEAGMMPAVNAAGFQVKNGAAFARGDDYTYFDFRDKFTAGPGTTFQVQRAQFDKVLADDAARQGVDVRYQQEVTAADFSSEQPVLNVRGANGDSYQVQTRFVLDASGYGRVLARLLDLERPSSMPPRKAIFTHIEDRIDDPGFDREKILISVHPEQPDIWYWLIPFSNGRCSFGVVGGQDLFGGPDQDLMTTLRAMADAAPNLKRVLANAVWDTPANTIGGYSASVTRLHGPGYALLGNAAEFLDPVFSSGVTIALRSSKLATDALHRQLGGELVDWQADFAKPLMLGVETFRAYVQGWYSGEFQDVVFHKNPQPEIRRMISSILAGYAWDTANPFVASPQRRLRMLSELCRVAATQAEAV; translated from the coding sequence ATGGAACATCGTGAAGTCGTCGTCATTGGAGCAGGCCCCGCTGGCGCGGTCGCGGCCGCGCTGCTCAAGCGGCAAGGCCACGATGTGCTGATGCTGGAACGCCAACAGTTCCCGCGCTTTTCCATCGGCGAAAGCCTGCTGGCCCACTGCCTGGAATTCGTGGAAGAAGCCGGCATGATGCCCGCCGTGAACGCGGCGGGCTTTCAAGTGAAGAACGGCGCCGCCTTTGCGCGCGGCGACGACTACACCTACTTTGACTTCCGCGACAAATTCACCGCCGGCCCCGGCACCACCTTCCAGGTGCAGCGCGCGCAGTTCGACAAGGTGCTGGCCGACGACGCCGCCCGCCAGGGTGTGGACGTGCGCTACCAGCAGGAAGTGACCGCCGCTGATTTCAGCAGCGAGCAGCCCGTGCTGAACGTGCGCGGCGCCAACGGCGACAGCTATCAGGTTCAGACCCGCTTCGTGCTGGACGCCAGCGGCTACGGCCGCGTGCTGGCGCGCCTGCTGGACCTGGAACGCCCGTCGTCCATGCCCCCGCGCAAGGCCATCTTCACGCACATCGAAGACCGCATCGACGACCCCGGTTTCGACCGCGAGAAGATCCTGATCAGCGTGCATCCCGAACAGCCCGACATCTGGTACTGGCTGATTCCGTTTTCCAACGGGCGCTGCTCGTTCGGCGTGGTGGGCGGACAAGACCTGTTCGGCGGCCCCGACCAAGACTTGATGACGACGCTGCGCGCCATGGCGGACGCCGCCCCGAACCTCAAGCGCGTGCTGGCCAACGCGGTCTGGGACACGCCCGCCAACACCATCGGCGGCTACTCGGCCAGCGTCACTCGGCTGCACGGCCCCGGCTATGCGCTGCTGGGCAACGCCGCCGAATTCCTGGACCCGGTGTTTTCATCGGGCGTCACCATCGCCCTGCGTTCGTCCAAGCTGGCCACCGACGCCTTGCACCGCCAATTGGGCGGCGAACTGGTTGATTGGCAGGCCGATTTTGCCAAGCCCCTGATGCTGGGCGTGGAAACCTTCCGCGCCTATGTGCAGGGCTGGTACAGCGGCGAATTCCAGGACGTCGTGTTCCACAAGAACCCGCAGCCGGAAATCCGCCGCATGATCAGTTCCATCCTGGCCGGCTACGCCTGGGACACGGCCAACCCCTTCGTCGCCAGCCCGCAACGCCGCCTGCGCATGCTGAGCGAACTTTGCCGTGTCGCCGCCACGCAAGCGGAAGCGGTCTGA
- a CDS encoding hotdog family protein — protein MNACPWPIASLLPHAGNMILIDDVLGYDADSLRARAVVKPGPYSLPDGSLPPWLGMEFMAQAVGAWAGCHAREAGATVKLGFLLGTRRYDCHCDGLPVGMALSIHVQRGLIDASGMSVFECELREERNESNEGDDAPLLAHARLNVYQPKDPNEFTQEAPLT, from the coding sequence ATGAACGCATGCCCCTGGCCCATTGCCAGCCTGCTGCCGCACGCAGGCAACATGATCCTGATCGACGACGTGCTGGGCTACGACGCCGACAGCCTGCGCGCGCGCGCCGTCGTCAAGCCCGGCCCCTACTCCTTGCCCGACGGCTCGCTGCCGCCCTGGCTGGGTATGGAGTTCATGGCGCAAGCCGTGGGCGCCTGGGCCGGCTGCCACGCGCGCGAAGCGGGCGCCACCGTCAAGCTGGGATTCCTGCTTGGCACCCGGCGCTATGACTGCCACTGCGACGGCCTGCCCGTGGGCATGGCCTTGTCCATCCACGTCCAACGCGGCCTGATCGACGCCAGCGGCATGAGCGTTTTCGAATGCGAATTGCGCGAAGAGCGTAATGAAAGCAACGAAGGCGACGACGCCCCTCTGCTGGCGCACGCCCGGCTGAATGTCTATCAGCCCAAGGACCCCAACGAATTTACTCAGGAAGCCCCCCTCACATGA
- a CDS encoding GatB/YqeY domain-containing protein has translation MSTATLKTRLSDAVKDAMRAKASERLTTLRFLLAAVKQKEVDERRELNDAEITAIIEKQVKQRRESIAAFEQAGRTETAEQEKAELLVLQEFLPQAATPEEVAAAIDAALAEVAAQGVTGAPAMGKVMALLKQALAGRADMTALSQQVKARLA, from the coding sequence ATGAGCACTGCTACGCTCAAGACCCGCCTCTCTGATGCCGTCAAGGACGCCATGCGCGCCAAGGCCTCGGAACGCCTGACCACGCTGCGTTTCCTGTTGGCTGCCGTCAAACAGAAAGAAGTGGACGAACGCCGCGAGCTGAACGACGCCGAAATCACCGCCATCATCGAAAAGCAGGTCAAGCAGCGCCGCGAGTCCATCGCCGCGTTTGAACAGGCCGGCCGCACCGAAACGGCGGAACAGGAAAAGGCCGAACTGCTGGTGCTGCAAGAATTCTTGCCGCAAGCCGCCACGCCTGAAGAAGTGGCCGCCGCCATCGACGCCGCCCTGGCCGAAGTGGCCGCGCAAGGCGTGACCGGCGCGCCCGCCATGGGCAAGGTCATGGCGCTGTTGAAGCAGGCGCTGGCTGGCCGCGCCGACATGACGGCGCTGTCGCAGCAGGTCAAGGCCCGCCTGGCCTGA
- a CDS encoding beta-ketoacyl-ACP synthase, protein MNRSPITSWLSAPGIVCALGAGVDAVAQAAFSGDTHGMRRQAGWVNGRSLTLGAYDGALPTVSDALPAHLHSRNNRLLLACADQIAPTLQRAIARHGPARVAVVLGTSTSGVNDNAPDFRALAAEGAFPPGYDYRRQALSSPAAFLAAHLGVTGPAYTLSTACTSSARALLSARRLLALGLCDAVVCGGADTLCRLTINGFATLEAIDERLCQPFSANRRGINIGEAGVLFVMERDASDADAVALLGGGASSDAWHMSAPEPSGAGARQAMLAALRAADVTPADIGWVNLHGTGTVHNDAMESLAMHAVFPEGVPCASTKALTGHTLGAAGAMEAALAWITLSERTADGRLMPHVWDGQPDPALPALDFSNGLHRYAQGRPRIAMSNSFAFGGNNASLILGARP, encoded by the coding sequence ATGAATAGAAGCCCCATCACCAGTTGGCTAAGCGCCCCCGGCATCGTCTGCGCGCTGGGCGCGGGCGTGGACGCCGTTGCGCAAGCGGCCTTCAGCGGCGATACGCACGGCATGCGCAGGCAGGCCGGCTGGGTCAACGGCCGCAGTCTGACGCTGGGCGCTTATGACGGCGCCTTGCCGACGGTGTCCGACGCCCTGCCCGCCCATCTGCACAGCCGCAACAACCGCCTGCTGCTTGCCTGCGCGGACCAGATCGCGCCGACATTGCAACGCGCCATCGCCCGCCATGGCCCGGCCCGCGTTGCCGTGGTGCTGGGCACCAGCACGTCGGGCGTGAACGACAATGCGCCAGATTTCCGGGCGCTTGCCGCCGAAGGCGCCTTTCCCCCTGGCTACGATTACCGCCGTCAGGCACTGTCGTCGCCCGCCGCGTTCCTGGCCGCGCATCTAGGCGTGACCGGCCCGGCCTACACGCTGTCCACCGCGTGCACATCCAGCGCCCGCGCGCTGCTGTCGGCACGCCGCTTGTTGGCCCTGGGCCTTTGCGACGCGGTGGTGTGCGGCGGCGCGGACACGCTCTGCCGCCTGACGATCAATGGCTTCGCCACGCTGGAAGCCATCGACGAGAGGCTTTGCCAGCCGTTCTCGGCCAACCGCCGTGGCATCAACATCGGCGAAGCCGGCGTTCTGTTCGTGATGGAACGCGACGCCTCTGATGCGGATGCCGTGGCCCTGCTGGGCGGCGGCGCCAGTTCGGACGCCTGGCATATGTCGGCGCCCGAGCCCTCCGGCGCGGGCGCGCGGCAAGCCATGCTTGCCGCCCTGCGCGCCGCCGACGTCACGCCCGCCGACATCGGCTGGGTCAATTTGCATGGCACCGGCACCGTGCACAACGACGCGATGGAAAGCCTGGCCATGCATGCCGTGTTTCCCGAAGGCGTGCCCTGCGCGTCCACCAAGGCCTTGACCGGTCACACGCTGGGCGCCGCCGGCGCCATGGAAGCGGCGCTGGCATGGATCACCTTGTCCGAGCGCACGGCCGATGGCCGGCTCATGCCCCACGTCTGGGACGGTCAGCCCGACCCGGCGCTGCCCGCGCTGGATTTCAGCAACGGCTTGCACCGCTACGCCCAAGGCCGGCCCCGCATCGCCATGAGCAACTCGTTCGCGTTCGGCGGCAACAACGCCAGCCTGATCCTGGGAGCCCGCCCATGA
- a CDS encoding beta-ketoacyl-ACP synthase, which produces MNRVVITGMAGISALGSDWASVQQAFQSGRSAIRYMPDWSRFAELNTRLAGPVEDFRVPAHWTRKQLRSMGRVSQLAVRAAELALEDAALLGDASITDGRMGVACGSSVGSTDEIRAFGNMLQNGVTDDLNANSYVRMMPHTTAANVGIFFELKGRIIPTSSACTSGSQGIGYAYEAIRYGRQQMMLAGGAEELCASEALVFDALYATSQQNDTPELTPRPYDRDRDGLVIGEGGGMLVLESLDHALARGARIHAEVVGFGSNSDGTHITRPEAATMRVAMEMALADAGLPPEAIGYVNGHGTATEQGDIAETQATHALFGSRMPISSQKSYLGHTLGACGVLESWFSIEMLNRDWYAPTLNLRNIDPRCGELDYLQGDGRRMSNEYVMNNNFAFGGINTSLVFRRWP; this is translated from the coding sequence ATGAACCGCGTCGTCATTACCGGCATGGCCGGCATCAGCGCGCTGGGCTCGGATTGGGCCAGCGTGCAGCAAGCATTTCAATCGGGCCGCAGCGCCATCCGGTACATGCCCGACTGGTCGCGCTTTGCTGAACTGAATACGCGGCTGGCCGGGCCGGTGGAAGATTTCCGCGTGCCCGCGCACTGGACCCGCAAGCAACTGCGCAGCATGGGCCGCGTGTCGCAACTGGCCGTGCGCGCCGCCGAACTGGCGCTGGAAGACGCCGCGCTGTTGGGCGACGCCAGCATCACCGACGGCCGCATGGGCGTGGCCTGCGGCTCGTCGGTGGGCAGCACCGACGAAATCCGCGCCTTCGGCAATATGCTGCAAAACGGCGTCACCGACGATCTGAACGCCAATTCCTATGTGCGCATGATGCCGCACACCACGGCCGCCAACGTCGGCATTTTCTTCGAACTGAAAGGCCGCATCATCCCCACGTCCAGCGCCTGCACCTCGGGCAGCCAGGGCATCGGCTATGCCTACGAGGCCATCCGCTACGGCCGCCAGCAGATGATGCTGGCCGGCGGCGCGGAAGAACTGTGCGCCAGCGAAGCGCTGGTGTTCGATGCGCTGTATGCCACCAGCCAGCAGAACGACACGCCGGAACTCACGCCCCGCCCCTACGACCGCGACCGCGATGGCCTGGTCATTGGCGAAGGCGGCGGCATGCTGGTGCTGGAATCGCTGGACCACGCGCTGGCGCGCGGCGCGCGCATCCATGCCGAAGTGGTCGGGTTCGGCAGCAATTCAGACGGCACCCACATCACCCGGCCCGAAGCCGCCACCATGCGGGTCGCCATGGAAATGGCGCTGGCGGATGCCGGCCTGCCCCCGGAAGCCATCGGCTACGTAAACGGCCACGGCACCGCCACCGAACAAGGCGACATCGCCGAAACCCAGGCCACGCACGCGCTCTTCGGCAGCCGCATGCCGATCAGCTCGCAGAAAAGCTATCTGGGCCACACGCTGGGCGCTTGCGGGGTGCTGGAGTCCTGGTTCAGCATCGAAATGCTGAATCGCGACTGGTACGCCCCCACGCTGAACCTGCGCAATATCGATCCGCGTTGCGGCGAACTCGATTACCTGCAAGGCGATGGCCGCCGCATGAGCAACGAGTACGTCATGAACAACAATTTCGCGTTTGGCGGCATCAACACGTCCCTGGTTTTTCGCCGCTGGCCTTGA